The following coding sequences lie in one Chionomys nivalis chromosome 8, mChiNiv1.1, whole genome shotgun sequence genomic window:
- the Dusp5 gene encoding dual specificity protein phosphatase 5, which yields MKVTSLDGRQLRKMLRQEAEARCVVLDCRPYLDFAASSVRGSLNVNLNSVVLRRARGGAVSARYVLPDEAARARLLQEGGGGVAAVVVLDQGSRHWQKLRKESAARVVLTSLLACLPAGPRVYFLKGGYETFYSQYPECCVDVKPVSQEKTESERGLLGQCGKPILSVTLRPAYDQGGPVEILPFLYLGSAYHASKCEFLANLHITALLNVSRRTSEACTTHLHYKWIPVEDSHTADISSHFQEAIDFIDCVREEGGKVLVHCEAGVSRSPTICMAYLMKTKQFRLKEAFDYVKQRRSVISPNFGFMGQLLQYESETLPSTPTPQPPSCQGEAASSSFIDHLQTLSPDMQGAYCTFPTSVLAPVPTHSTVTELHRSPVATATSC from the exons ATGAAGGTCACGTCGCTCGACGGGCGCCAGCTGCGCAAGATGCTCCGGCAGGAGGCCGAGGCGCGCTGCGTGGTGCTCGACTGCCGGCCCTACCTGGACTTCGCCGCGTCGAGCGTGCGCGGCTCGCTCAACGTCAACCTCAACTCGGTGGTGCTGCGGCGGGCCCGGGGCGGCGCGGTGTCGGCGCGCTACGTGTTGCCCGACGAGGCGGCGCGCGCTCGGCTGCTGCAGGAGGGCGGCGGCGGCGTGGCGGCGGTGGTCGTGCTGGACCAGGGCAGCCGCCACTGGCAGAAGCTGCGGAAGGAGAGCGCCGCGCGCGTCGTGCTCACCTCGCTGCTGGCCTGCCTGCCCGCCGGCCCGCGGGTCTACTTCCTTAAAG gGGGGTACGAGACCTTCTACTCACAATATCCCGAGTGCTGTGTGGATGTGAAGCCCGTTTCCCAAGAGAAGACTGAGAGTGAGAGGGGCCTCCTCGGCCAGTGTGGCAAGCCCATCCTCAGTGTCACCCTCAGGCCAGCTTATGACCAG GGTGGCCCAGTTGAAatccttcccttcctctaccTTGGAAGTGCCTACCATGCATCCAAGTGCGAGTTCCTCGCCAACCTGCACATCACCGCCCTGCTGAATGTTTCCCGCCGGACCTCCGAGGCCTGCACCACCCACCTGCACTACAAATGGATCCCTGTGGAGGACAGCCACACAGCTGACATCAGCTCCCATTTCCAAGAAGCAATAGATTTTATTG ACTGTgtcagggaagaaggaggaaaggtCCTCGTCCACTGTGAGGCTGGGGTTTCCCGGTCGCCCACCATCTGCATGGCGTACCTCATGAAGACCAAGCAGTTTCGCCTGAAGGAGGCCTTCGACTACGTCAAGCAGAGGAGGAGTGTGATCTCTCCCAACTTTGGCTTCATGGGACAGCTTCTTCAGTATGAGTCAGAGACCCTgccttccacccccaccccccagcctccCTCCTGCCAAGGGGAGGCAGCCAGCTCCTCGTTTATAGACCATTTACAGACACTGAGCCCTGACATGCAGGGTGCCTACTGCACATTTCCTACCTCAGTGCTGGCACCGGTGCCCACCCACTCCACAGTCACGGAGCTCCACAGGAGCCCTGTGGCCACGGCAACGTCCTGCTGA